The following coding sequences lie in one bacterium genomic window:
- the gcvPA gene encoding aminomethyl-transferring glycine dehydrogenase subunit GcvPA, whose amino-acid sequence MRYIPNTPDERSAMLRDIGVTSLEDLLDAIPHELRYNKSLNIADGKSEWEVRREMIAMANRNISAMDMPCFMGAGCYDHFIPAAVDTLASRSEFVTAYTPYQPEVAQGTLQVIYEFQSMICELFGMPAANASLYDGGTALSEAISMALAYTKRRRVLWSESVNPAYRRVAQTINLSQGIRFDTAPCKDGCQAAEEMAMLLGDDVAAVVLQYPNFFGIVDDLRLIIDRAHEVGALVIIVTDPIAMGILHSPGQLGADIVVGEGQSLGNYMSYGGPYLGLFACSMELIRLMPGRMVGVTKDVDGRRGFVLTLQTREQHIRRDKATSNICTNQGLVATRATFYLSLIGPKGLEGIGIACGRRTEYLKQKLKEVPGFTVPHKGPHFREFLVQVPGTAEEFFEFMTTKGLLPGVPLTRLGMSDERGMLVALTETRSREEMDAYVRFARDYAVEGKR is encoded by the coding sequence ATGCGATACATTCCGAATACCCCCGATGAACGCAGTGCGATGCTGCGGGACATCGGGGTCACCTCTCTTGAAGACTTGCTCGATGCCATCCCACATGAGCTTCGATACAACAAATCCCTAAACATCGCAGATGGGAAATCTGAGTGGGAAGTACGGCGCGAGATGATCGCTATGGCAAACCGCAATATCAGCGCGATGGACATGCCGTGCTTTATGGGCGCAGGGTGCTATGACCATTTCATTCCGGCTGCTGTTGACACGCTTGCGTCCCGGAGTGAATTTGTTACTGCCTACACGCCGTATCAACCTGAAGTCGCTCAAGGCACTTTGCAGGTTATTTATGAGTTCCAGTCGATGATTTGTGAACTCTTTGGAATGCCTGCTGCGAATGCCAGCCTATACGACGGTGGTACGGCATTGTCGGAAGCGATTTCGATGGCTCTTGCCTATACAAAACGACGCAGAGTCCTCTGGAGCGAATCAGTGAATCCAGCGTACCGTCGTGTCGCGCAAACAATCAATTTGTCTCAAGGCATCAGATTTGACACCGCGCCGTGCAAAGACGGTTGCCAAGCAGCAGAGGAAATGGCAATGCTTCTTGGTGATGATGTTGCCGCTGTCGTCTTGCAGTATCCAAATTTCTTCGGAATAGTTGATGACTTGCGGTTAATCATTGACCGTGCCCATGAAGTTGGGGCACTAGTCATCATCGTAACCGATCCAATAGCAATGGGTATTTTACACTCGCCGGGACAACTTGGAGCCGATATTGTGGTAGGCGAAGGCCAATCTTTAGGCAATTATATGTCCTATGGCGGGCCATATCTTGGACTATTTGCATGCAGTATGGAGTTGATTCGATTGATGCCGGGAAGAATGGTTGGTGTCACGAAGGACGTAGACGGCAGGCGGGGATTTGTGCTGACTCTGCAGACTCGTGAGCAGCACATTCGACGTGACAAGGCAACCTCAAACATCTGCACGAACCAAGGCTTGGTCGCGACGCGTGCGACGTTTTACTTGTCCCTCATTGGTCCAAAAGGACTTGAGGGAATTGGCATTGCTTGTGGAAGAAGGACAGAGTACCTGAAACAGAAGCTGAAGGAAGTGCCAGGATTCACGGTGCCCCATAAGGGGCCGCATTTTCGTGAGTTTCTTGTTCAGGTGCCCGGAACAGCTGAAGAGTTCTTTGAGTTTATGACCACAAAAGGGCTTCTTCCGGGTGTTCCCTTAACACGACTTGGGATGTCTGATGAACGAGGTATGCTCGTTGCCCTTACGGAGACTCGCTCACGTGAAGAAATGGATGCGTATGTTAGGTTCGCTCGCGATTATGCAGTGGAGGGCAAGCGATGA
- the gcvH gene encoding glycine cleavage system protein GcvH: MHIPTDCLYTKDHEWVKLENGVALVGITEFAQGELGDVVFVQLPAIGTRTKQGESFGTIEAVKAVAELYAPISGEVAEVNQELGNTPEVINREPYGAGWIVKIRPVNFDGEKSELLTPEAYKDLTSA; encoded by the coding sequence ATGCACATTCCTACAGATTGTCTGTACACTAAAGATCACGAATGGGTGAAGCTTGAGAACGGTGTTGCGCTCGTTGGGATTACTGAGTTTGCGCAAGGAGAACTTGGCGACGTAGTGTTCGTTCAGCTACCGGCTATCGGCACGAGGACAAAGCAAGGCGAGTCTTTCGGTACGATAGAGGCTGTTAAGGCGGTTGCAGAGCTATACGCACCGATTAGTGGTGAAGTGGCTGAGGTTAATCAGGAACTTGGCAACACTCCTGAAGTAATCAATCGTGAACCTTATGGCGCGGGTTGGATTGTTAAGATAAGGCCTGTCAACTTTGACGGCGAGAAATCAGAATTGCTTACTCCTGAAGCATATAAGGACCTTACTAGCGCGTAG
- the accC gene encoding acetyl-CoA carboxylase biotin carboxylase subunit gives MFKKVLVANRGEIALRVLRACKDLGLSTVAVFSTADRDSLHVRFADESVCIGPPSALESYLSPKAIMSAAEITGAEAIHPGYGFLAENADFAQICLAHEVVWIGPSPKVIELMGNKSEAKRTMIAAGCPVIPGSDGPIGSASEARKLAEEFGLPVMIKAVAGGGGRGMRLVHELGNVETAFEMASAEAEAAFNNGELYLEKAIVEPRHIEIQVLGDGKGNCIHFGERDCSMQRRHQKLIEESPSPAVTPELREKMGKTATQAAAAINYSGAGTMEFLLDRSGHFYFMEMNTRIQVEHPVTELVTGSDLVKWQLLVAQGNSLPKQKDVEIRGHAIECRVNAEDAARGFLPSPGVVSVWNLPGGPGVRVDTHVYQGYMIPPYYDSLIAKLIVWGNSREEAIVRCKRALSEFIVEGIHTTIPFHLQMLETEAFQNGDVHTKWVEQYMEQQVRSTAAV, from the coding sequence ATGTTCAAAAAGGTTCTGGTTGCGAATCGCGGTGAGATTGCATTGCGCGTACTGCGCGCTTGCAAGGATCTGGGGCTATCAACAGTCGCGGTGTTTTCGACTGCGGACAGAGACTCGCTGCACGTGCGTTTTGCTGACGAATCCGTTTGTATCGGCCCGCCGTCTGCACTTGAAAGTTACCTTTCACCAAAGGCGATTATGTCTGCGGCGGAGATCACAGGTGCTGAAGCTATTCACCCGGGTTATGGTTTTCTTGCTGAAAATGCGGATTTCGCGCAGATTTGTCTCGCGCACGAAGTCGTTTGGATTGGACCGTCTCCCAAGGTTATCGAGTTAATGGGCAACAAGTCAGAAGCCAAGCGGACGATGATCGCGGCTGGTTGCCCGGTGATTCCGGGAAGTGACGGGCCAATTGGAAGCGCGAGTGAAGCAAGAAAACTTGCAGAGGAATTTGGTTTACCAGTAATGATCAAGGCAGTTGCTGGTGGAGGGGGACGCGGGATGCGGCTTGTTCATGAGCTTGGAAATGTTGAAACTGCTTTTGAAATGGCAAGTGCCGAAGCTGAAGCTGCCTTCAATAACGGGGAACTCTATTTGGAGAAAGCGATTGTAGAGCCTCGCCATATTGAGATTCAAGTCTTGGGTGACGGCAAGGGCAATTGTATTCATTTTGGTGAACGTGATTGCTCAATGCAACGTCGACATCAGAAACTTATTGAAGAGTCGCCGTCCCCCGCAGTAACACCGGAATTGCGTGAGAAGATGGGAAAGACGGCAACACAGGCCGCTGCGGCCATCAACTACTCCGGTGCTGGGACGATGGAGTTTCTTCTGGACAGGTCGGGACATTTCTATTTCATGGAAATGAACACTCGTATTCAGGTTGAGCATCCGGTTACTGAATTGGTTACAGGATCTGACCTTGTAAAGTGGCAGTTACTCGTCGCACAAGGAAACTCTCTTCCAAAACAGAAGGATGTTGAAATCCGTGGACATGCAATCGAGTGCCGAGTTAACGCCGAAGATGCTGCTCGAGGTTTTCTCCCTTCTCCCGGAGTTGTATCGGTCTGGAACTTGCCCGGAGGGCCGGGCGTTAGAGTAGATACGCACGTCTATCAGGGGTACATGATTCCTCCCTATTACGACTCGCTCATAGCTAAACTCATCGTATGGGGCAATAGTAGAGAGGAAGCCATCGTAAGATGCAAGCGCGCGCTCTCCGAATTTATTGTGGAGGGCATTCACACGACAATCCCTTTTCATCTGCAAATGCTGGAAACTGAAGCCTTCCAAAACGGCGACGTTCACACGAAGTGGGTCGAGCAATATATGGAGCAACAGGTAAGGTCAACAGCAGCAGTTTAA
- the accB gene encoding acetyl-CoA carboxylase biotin carboxyl carrier protein, with protein sequence MATLPTKEKSRLDLGEIQKLVRMIERSPINEFELVEHDLRIRISKNGTQVTTVTQVSPVPVSTPLAFAPPAAIAPTQQVQSGSESPAKPASSANLVEVKAPMVGTFYRAPSPDADVYVRVGDIVEPGKVLCIVEAMKLMNEIEAEVRGRVAEILVENAQPVEYGQVMFRIERLA encoded by the coding sequence ATGGCAACTCTGCCCACAAAAGAGAAGTCACGTCTTGACCTTGGCGAAATTCAGAAGCTGGTACGAATGATCGAGCGCAGCCCAATAAATGAGTTTGAACTGGTGGAGCACGATCTACGGATAAGGATCTCTAAGAATGGCACACAGGTGACAACCGTGACACAGGTCTCTCCGGTTCCCGTGTCCACCCCGCTAGCCTTTGCTCCGCCTGCAGCGATTGCTCCAACACAGCAAGTTCAATCGGGTTCTGAGTCCCCTGCAAAACCTGCTTCATCAGCCAATCTTGTTGAAGTAAAAGCACCAATGGTCGGAACATTCTATCGTGCTCCTTCACCAGACGCAGATGTTTATGTGCGGGTTGGAGACATTGTTGAACCAGGGAAAGTGCTTTGTATTGTCGAAGCGATGAAACTAATGAATGAAATTGAAGCAGAGGTTCGTGGTCGAGTTGCTGAGATTCTGGTCGAGAATGCTCAACCTGTTGAGTATGGACAGGTAATGTTCCGTATAGAAAGACTGGCCTGA
- a CDS encoding OmpA family protein produces MENIRLLLASVALVFAVISVAIWWIRGRQRSVQKRGFALVYSILLFVSAILLYSRAGDQETAKVDSKRDHLVETRQMESRIFVDSMPVEPEPVVQQSSDSARTASSRNEDKKPDREREGVLKLKNSTVQLLNTELRPVHGPPQKPLPRHSSRKVNGDSIDEVVEASVVFAFDAIERFFGTYGSPVSSQKIQTKSDNASREIEFLPGTAELTSMSKSYLRSLAPELKSHLVAGHIEIHSQTDESLNSPAERLSLTQSRAEAVMKVLAAEGIPAERLIPVGNETAGQSCVSFVHRPN; encoded by the coding sequence ATGGAGAATATCCGCCTCTTACTTGCCTCCGTCGCACTGGTCTTTGCAGTTATCTCGGTAGCGATTTGGTGGATAAGGGGTCGGCAGCGTTCTGTCCAGAAGCGCGGGTTTGCCCTGGTATACTCGATCTTGCTTTTCGTTTCCGCGATATTGCTTTATTCGCGCGCTGGTGATCAAGAGACCGCGAAAGTTGATTCCAAGAGGGATCACCTTGTTGAAACGAGACAGATGGAATCCCGCATCTTTGTTGATTCAATGCCGGTGGAACCAGAGCCGGTTGTACAGCAGTCCTCCGATTCAGCTCGAACAGCGAGTTCGCGAAATGAGGACAAGAAACCTGACAGAGAGCGGGAAGGCGTGTTGAAGTTGAAAAATAGCACCGTTCAATTGCTGAACACGGAATTGAGACCGGTGCACGGGCCACCTCAGAAGCCGTTGCCAAGGCATTCGAGTAGAAAAGTGAATGGTGATTCGATTGATGAAGTCGTCGAGGCGTCCGTTGTCTTCGCCTTTGATGCAATTGAACGTTTTTTTGGGACCTATGGCTCGCCGGTATCAAGTCAGAAGATTCAAACCAAGTCCGACAACGCATCGCGGGAAATCGAGTTTCTGCCTGGAACTGCTGAACTGACTTCTATGAGCAAGAGTTATCTAAGATCTCTTGCTCCGGAACTTAAGTCACACCTCGTGGCAGGTCACATTGAGATCCACTCACAAACAGATGAGTCACTAAACTCCCCAGCGGAGCGCTTGTCGCTTACGCAGTCACGCGCCGAGGCAGTCATGAAAGTCCTTGCGGCGGAAGGCATTCCCGCTGAACGGTTGATACCCGTCGGCAACGAAACAGCTGGACAATCCTGCGTAAGTTTTGTCCATAGGCCAAATTAA
- the efp gene encoding elongation factor P has translation MATTADIRKGLTIQMEGQIFEIADFQHVKPGKGGAFVRITLRNARTGRVIVRTLNSGASIDTVRVEGKDLQFLYGDGEFFHFMDQESYEQFQFTTDWIGDKAQWLKEGVVCRVNFLESEALTLELPNFLEFEITETAPGFKGDTVSNTGKPATLETGAEINVPLFCETGDVVRVDTRTGEYLDRVKRAG, from the coding sequence ATGGCAACAACCGCGGACATTCGTAAGGGACTTACCATTCAAATGGAAGGTCAGATTTTTGAGATTGCAGACTTTCAGCACGTTAAGCCCGGCAAAGGTGGTGCGTTTGTGCGAATCACGTTGCGCAATGCCCGGACCGGGAGGGTGATTGTGCGGACTCTCAACTCCGGCGCCTCCATCGATACCGTGCGTGTGGAGGGGAAAGACTTGCAGTTTCTTTACGGAGATGGAGAGTTTTTTCACTTCATGGATCAAGAGTCCTACGAGCAGTTCCAGTTTACAACTGACTGGATTGGGGATAAGGCCCAATGGTTAAAAGAGGGTGTCGTATGCCGCGTGAATTTTCTTGAGAGCGAGGCTCTGACACTTGAATTGCCTAACTTCTTGGAGTTTGAGATTACGGAGACAGCGCCTGGTTTCAAGGGTGATACCGTCTCAAACACTGGAAAGCCTGCCACATTGGAAACCGGCGCAGAGATTAACGTTCCCCTGTTCTGTGAGACCGGAGATGTGGTGCGTGTCGACACTCGCACAGGTGAGTATCTGGACCGGGTTAAACGTGCCGGGTAG
- the ligA gene encoding NAD-dependent DNA ligase LigA, with amino-acid sequence MPSPKKEIEALRSEIRRHDRLYYGEGNPEVSDREYDQLFKRLQDLEAAHPELVTSDSPTQRIGGVLTSGFATVRHPFPMLSLQNSYEESDFLEFHKRVQGGLDGRDPEYVCELKFDGVSLLLTYEDGRLTKAATRGDGLFGDDITANVRTIRNLPLQLEGKSLPKLLFVKGEVYMRTDDFLAYNEEQLAEGKKVLANPRNTVAGSLKLLDPSMVARRPLRVVCYGYDSADQPIADHLSGLTRLREMGLPTSDHPKLCSGVDQVLDYWREWEGKRDTLPYEIDGIVVKVNSIAQQRELGTTARAPRWALACKFSARQTHTKLLGVSFQVGRTGVLTPVADLEPVSLGGVTVRRATLHNIDEVRRLDLHEGDTIVLERGGDVIPKITGALTEFRPGDAKPIVEPKCCPVCGARLERVPGGVALRCTNPLDPEVVKRQIEHFCSRGALDIGGFGTETVELLVERNLVSDAGDLFFLRREQLLALPGFGEKSADKLLAGLERAKSSDLDRLVFGLGIRFVGESTARLLAATYGTLERIATASEEELSHLPDVGPRVAQAIYDYFRSEAWRVIQSKLLKAGVRPQSDDALTRGDKLAGMTIVVTGSLTKYSRDEIERMIVSQGGKPSGSVSRRTSYVVAGERAGSKLEKALELGIPVLTEAEFEELLAR; translated from the coding sequence GTGCCGAGCCCCAAGAAGGAAATAGAAGCCCTTCGCAGCGAAATCCGACGACACGATCGCCTCTACTATGGGGAAGGGAATCCTGAAGTGTCGGACCGGGAGTATGATCAACTATTCAAGCGTCTCCAGGACCTTGAAGCCGCTCATCCCGAGCTTGTCACTTCGGACAGCCCGACTCAGCGGATTGGTGGCGTCCTTACATCTGGTTTTGCCACTGTTAGGCATCCGTTCCCAATGTTGTCGCTTCAGAACTCCTATGAAGAATCGGACTTTTTGGAGTTTCACAAGCGTGTGCAGGGAGGGCTAGATGGGAGGGACCCCGAGTACGTTTGCGAGCTGAAGTTTGATGGAGTATCATTGCTTCTAACTTATGAAGACGGGCGTCTGACTAAGGCTGCAACCAGGGGGGATGGTTTGTTTGGAGATGATATTACTGCAAATGTGCGGACTATCCGGAATCTCCCGCTGCAGTTAGAAGGCAAATCGTTGCCCAAGCTGCTATTTGTCAAGGGGGAGGTCTACATGCGAACAGATGATTTTCTTGCCTACAATGAAGAGCAACTGGCAGAGGGCAAGAAGGTTCTCGCAAACCCACGGAATACCGTAGCAGGTTCTTTGAAACTCCTTGATCCATCTATGGTCGCCAGGCGACCTCTCCGTGTTGTCTGCTACGGCTACGATTCTGCGGATCAGCCGATCGCAGACCACCTTAGCGGGCTTACGCGCTTACGTGAAATGGGTTTACCGACAAGTGACCACCCAAAACTCTGCTCTGGTGTAGACCAAGTACTCGACTATTGGAGAGAGTGGGAAGGAAAGCGAGACACTCTGCCGTATGAAATTGACGGCATTGTTGTCAAGGTGAACTCTATCGCCCAACAGCGTGAACTTGGCACAACGGCGCGCGCTCCTCGTTGGGCACTGGCGTGCAAATTCTCGGCGCGTCAGACTCACACAAAGTTGCTTGGAGTATCTTTCCAGGTTGGGAGGACCGGTGTCTTGACACCAGTTGCTGATCTTGAGCCAGTTTCCTTGGGGGGCGTCACGGTCAGACGGGCCACTTTGCACAACATCGACGAGGTCCGAAGGCTGGATTTGCACGAGGGAGACACCATCGTCTTGGAACGTGGTGGAGACGTTATCCCCAAAATTACAGGCGCTCTGACTGAATTCCGTCCTGGGGATGCGAAGCCCATCGTCGAGCCGAAGTGTTGCCCTGTTTGCGGTGCTCGACTTGAGCGTGTTCCGGGTGGAGTCGCCCTGCGTTGCACAAATCCGCTTGACCCGGAAGTAGTAAAACGACAAATCGAGCATTTCTGTTCCCGTGGAGCTCTCGACATCGGTGGCTTCGGCACTGAGACTGTCGAGTTGCTTGTTGAGCGGAACCTTGTATCGGATGCAGGCGACTTGTTCTTTCTCAGACGCGAGCAGTTGCTGGCACTTCCCGGTTTTGGGGAAAAGTCAGCAGATAAGTTGCTCGCAGGACTTGAGCGTGCGAAATCCTCAGACTTAGACAGACTGGTATTTGGCCTTGGGATTCGATTTGTAGGTGAATCCACTGCTCGCCTGCTTGCTGCGACTTATGGTACATTGGAGCGTATTGCGACCGCTTCAGAGGAGGAGTTGTCACACCTTCCGGATGTGGGTCCGCGTGTGGCACAAGCGATTTATGATTACTTTCGCTCGGAAGCTTGGCGAGTTATCCAAAGCAAGCTTCTAAAGGCGGGAGTGAGACCTCAAAGTGATGATGCTTTGACGCGAGGTGATAAACTTGCAGGCATGACTATAGTCGTCACGGGATCACTGACAAAGTACTCGCGTGACGAAATTGAGCGGATGATTGTCTCACAAGGCGGCAAGCCTTCGGGATCTGTTTCCAGAAGAACTTCCTATGTCGTCGCGGGGGAGAGAGCTGGTTCAAAGCTCGAGAAAGCGCTCGAGCTTGGTATTCCAGTTCTGACTGAAGCTGAGTTTGAAGAATTGCTTGCGCGCTGA
- a CDS encoding glycosyltransferase, with product MSIDTALPLALVIAISVVILGPAIIWFVGLVKWALEDSAVRSQPPADVSLAVAVVGRNEEATIGRCLESILKQEEVCLQQVIFTDDQSEDSTLRVALEFATQDNRLLVRQQSDTLLKTGASPKKTALSFAFTELQTDFIAVTDADCIVPVAWLAGLTSYADSETGSVIGPSWPLADTGLKARFYRWERLLANVTMASACGWGFPASACGHSLLYRRKALIEVEAPVRRDLPSGDDDLTVQAIARKGWKVRFSGAPESVVREAGVRGSLFAQAARHQSVTRFYPVRWRILYAWSAAAGMLSFPLLFAAAIDLSYIALSGTVILKVIIESAVGYWFAKKLRLGIGLPETIAGVAFLPAWTAWRLSAHTFSRKQEWRGRRFSTRSDSTLEPIRT from the coding sequence ATGAGCATCGACACGGCCTTACCCTTAGCATTAGTTATTGCCATTTCTGTGGTAATTCTCGGGCCTGCCATAATCTGGTTCGTAGGGCTGGTGAAATGGGCATTAGAGGACTCTGCCGTCAGAAGCCAGCCTCCCGCCGACGTTTCGTTGGCCGTAGCAGTGGTAGGTAGAAACGAAGAGGCAACAATTGGCAGATGTCTGGAATCAATCCTGAAACAGGAAGAAGTCTGCCTGCAGCAAGTCATTTTCACGGACGATCAATCCGAGGATTCTACCCTGCGAGTCGCCCTTGAGTTTGCCACTCAAGACAACAGGCTGCTTGTTCGACAGCAAAGCGATACCTTGCTGAAGACAGGCGCAAGCCCTAAAAAGACCGCTCTTTCGTTTGCATTCACCGAGCTGCAGACAGACTTCATCGCCGTCACGGATGCGGACTGTATTGTCCCGGTAGCATGGCTTGCCGGTCTTACCTCGTATGCAGATAGCGAGACGGGATCAGTAATAGGCCCTTCATGGCCACTTGCTGACACAGGACTCAAAGCCCGTTTCTACCGATGGGAACGTCTGTTAGCGAACGTCACGATGGCCTCTGCTTGCGGCTGGGGATTCCCCGCATCTGCCTGCGGCCACAGCCTGCTATATCGAAGAAAGGCATTGATTGAGGTTGAAGCTCCCGTGCGACGCGACCTGCCCTCCGGTGATGACGACTTGACTGTCCAAGCTATTGCTCGGAAAGGCTGGAAGGTTAGATTCTCTGGTGCGCCGGAAAGTGTGGTAAGAGAAGCCGGAGTGCGTGGATCTCTATTTGCCCAGGCTGCCAGACATCAGAGTGTGACTCGTTTCTATCCGGTGCGCTGGAGAATCCTCTATGCCTGGTCAGCAGCCGCCGGGATGCTATCTTTTCCTTTGCTCTTTGCCGCCGCGATAGATCTATCCTACATTGCGTTATCTGGTACAGTAATTCTCAAAGTCATAATAGAATCGGCAGTCGGGTACTGGTTTGCAAAGAAGCTAAGACTTGGGATAGGACTGCCAGAGACAATCGCAGGTGTGGCATTCCTCCCGGCTTGGACAGCTTGGCGCCTATCTGCCCATACTTTCTCAAGAAAGCAAGAATGGCGGGGACGTCGATTCTCGACACGTTCCGATTCGACATTGGAACCGATTCGTACATGA
- a CDS encoding YbhN family protein has translation MAGTSILDTFRFDIGTDSYMTPEASEMALAANPPIPDQRSLLPRIVKIVVTLAVLGLLVYQVNWEGVLVSLSQIAGWGIVVALLLWAPNQFLQYLRWRLIAQRAGESVSIEDIRASYWLGHTLGFITPGRIGAYGRALFLSQVPLGRAAVLTVVERTYSALTVNGFGLIALGVLPYLGWNVSWVFWSGTISMLFVLSGFLLICIGIFPGKIVSLLRRAFSTRAWAARMVSSLDAAAQIGTGSALLYLSLATLSLIISLFQFVLILEAIGVDIPLIAGMLAVQLNFFLKGNIPLTLGNVGVGEWTALLCLRGLGVADTHAVAASLMLFTLNVALPAGIGLLFIKRIFALPKNWRLKPSGTL, from the coding sequence ATGGCGGGGACGTCGATTCTCGACACGTTCCGATTCGACATTGGAACCGATTCGTACATGACCCCTGAAGCTTCGGAAATGGCATTAGCTGCAAATCCACCAATTCCTGATCAGCGATCTCTGCTCCCAAGGATCGTGAAAATCGTGGTTACACTAGCAGTTCTCGGACTGCTGGTGTATCAGGTCAATTGGGAGGGCGTTCTCGTAAGCCTGTCTCAAATTGCAGGATGGGGGATTGTGGTCGCGCTCTTGCTTTGGGCACCTAACCAGTTCCTCCAGTATCTGCGCTGGCGACTAATAGCCCAACGGGCAGGTGAATCCGTCAGTATAGAGGACATCCGCGCCAGCTATTGGCTTGGCCACACTTTGGGCTTTATCACTCCCGGTCGAATCGGTGCATACGGACGTGCGCTGTTTCTTTCGCAAGTACCTCTCGGCAGAGCGGCTGTACTTACTGTCGTGGAACGCACATACAGCGCTTTGACGGTTAATGGTTTTGGTTTAATTGCACTTGGTGTTTTGCCTTATCTTGGGTGGAATGTAAGCTGGGTATTCTGGAGCGGAACAATTTCAATGCTCTTCGTATTGTCCGGCTTTCTCCTTATTTGCATCGGTATTTTCCCTGGGAAAATCGTGTCGCTACTGCGGCGTGCATTTTCAACAAGGGCTTGGGCTGCACGCATGGTTTCGTCCCTTGATGCGGCTGCTCAAATTGGTACGGGCAGTGCGCTTCTGTATCTTTCTCTCGCGACACTATCGCTAATCATCTCCTTGTTCCAATTTGTTCTAATACTGGAAGCAATTGGAGTTGATATTCCGCTGATCGCAGGCATGCTTGCAGTACAGTTGAATTTTTTCCTCAAAGGCAATATTCCGCTCACGCTCGGAAACGTTGGAGTCGGAGAGTGGACAGCGCTCCTATGCCTTAGAGGATTGGGAGTTGCGGACACTCACGCTGTCGCTGCTTCTCTCATGCTCTTCACGTTAAACGTGGCCTTGCCCGCAGGCATTGGACTGCTATTCATAAAGCGCATTTTTGCTCTGCCAAAGAACTGGAGATTAAAGCCCTCTGGAACTCTATGA
- a CDS encoding glycosyltransferase — translation MPARNEAEVLPWTLWSLMRQDYPGKWEVIVVDDRSDDNTQSVLSDLQSRYPNLRSVRIDELSNGSPKKRALSTGIAASDSEVIFTTDADCQYHREWIKEMVRHLNGKTAVVAGLTIFDLPDFNSSPRWQKIQWLDFFVQNFLAAGALGWGHAASCNGSNLCFKRSVYDDISGYGNTADIVSGDDVLFAQRVAKLSQYRMAFSISQETLVRSLPVNSFGGLLNQRLRWASKGLSYRGSMLLFLFAIYAYYLMLIVLPVAAVFKTVLVPYVLAIWGLKMVVDTYLVKTGCSVFRQNRLLPYFPEYEFWHTFATPFFGIAGLLMPYRWKGDWYRTATLPSPLRHRWLRNSKHRETTAERASTLESRR, via the coding sequence ATGCCCGCGCGTAACGAGGCCGAAGTTCTACCTTGGACGCTTTGGTCATTGATGCGTCAAGACTATCCAGGGAAATGGGAAGTAATTGTCGTTGACGACCGTAGTGACGACAATACTCAGAGTGTTCTAAGCGACCTTCAGAGTAGATACCCGAATCTTAGATCAGTGCGCATCGACGAGCTATCTAACGGATCACCAAAGAAACGGGCCTTGTCAACTGGAATTGCAGCTTCCGATTCAGAAGTCATTTTTACAACGGATGCGGATTGTCAGTATCATAGGGAGTGGATTAAAGAGATGGTCAGGCATCTCAATGGCAAAACCGCTGTCGTAGCCGGACTTACGATCTTCGATCTGCCTGACTTCAACTCATCGCCCCGTTGGCAAAAGATTCAGTGGCTTGACTTTTTCGTGCAGAATTTTCTTGCAGCAGGAGCGCTTGGATGGGGACATGCCGCAAGTTGCAACGGTAGCAACCTCTGTTTCAAGAGATCAGTCTATGATGACATTTCGGGATATGGGAACACAGCTGACATAGTATCAGGTGATGATGTACTATTTGCGCAGCGTGTTGCAAAACTATCCCAATACCGCATGGCATTCTCCATCTCGCAGGAGACACTGGTCCGCTCATTGCCTGTGAACTCATTCGGTGGGCTGCTTAACCAGCGTCTGCGTTGGGCTTCAAAGGGACTTAGTTATCGCGGGAGCATGCTGTTATTCTTGTTTGCAATATATGCCTATTACTTAATGCTCATTGTGTTACCTGTTGCAGCTGTCTTTAAGACAGTGTTGGTACCTTACGTTCTCGCGATTTGGGGATTGAAGATGGTGGTAGATACGTATCTTGTAAAAACAGGCTGTTCAGTCTTTAGGCAGAATCGACTTCTCCCTTACTTTCCAGAGTATGAGTTCTGGCATACCTTTGCAACACCATTCTTCGGCATCGCTGGACTCTTGATGCCATACAGGTGGAAAGGCGACTGGTACCGAACCGCTACCCTGCCATCGCCACTTAGACATCGCTGGTTAAGAAACAGCAAGCATAGAGAGACTACAGCGGAACGCGCCTCAACTCTTGAGTCTCGTCGATGA